In Niallia sp. FSL W8-0635, one genomic interval encodes:
- the pepV gene encoding dipeptidase PepV produces the protein MSSIDWLNEVHNRKDSLLKDLQGLLQIKSVLDEENATDDAPFGQGVKEALTYMLTLGEKDGFVSKNVQNVAGHLLFGEGAESLGILCHVDVVPEGDGWTSDPYKAEIRDGKIFARGALDDKGPTMAAYYAMKIVKELHLPLTKEVRMIIGTDEESDWRCVDTYFQQESMPTLGFAPDADFPIIFAEKGIADFDIVQKFSKTVSDTGEVKILSFASGRRYNMVPDFARAVLEVKEGEQTEVIQRYQNYLKLENVPGRYLVDNGDLVLELEGVSAHGLEPNNGVNAGLKLVNFLVELETDEKAAHYFQFVRNFFVNDSRGKKLGIDYEDEMTGELTLNAGILEYHFDQGGKIGQTVRYPVTNDMDKSKEKLTKLLTEHDFSLENFTDSKPHYVEKDSELIQILSRVYEEQTGNKAKLISIGGGTYARSLEKGVAFGPLFPGREDIAHKKDEYMYLEDLMKATAIYAQAIYELAK, from the coding sequence ATGAGTTCAATTGATTGGTTAAATGAAGTACATAATCGTAAAGATAGCTTACTTAAGGATTTACAAGGACTTTTGCAAATTAAAAGTGTGTTAGACGAAGAAAATGCAACAGATGATGCACCATTTGGTCAAGGTGTTAAAGAGGCGTTAACCTATATGTTAACCCTAGGAGAAAAAGATGGTTTTGTTAGTAAGAATGTGCAAAATGTTGCTGGGCATTTACTTTTTGGGGAAGGCGCAGAAAGTTTAGGTATTCTCTGTCATGTGGATGTTGTTCCAGAGGGAGATGGATGGACAAGTGATCCATATAAGGCAGAAATTCGCGATGGAAAGATATTTGCAAGAGGGGCATTAGATGATAAAGGTCCGACTATGGCTGCCTATTACGCAATGAAAATTGTGAAAGAATTGCATCTCCCTTTAACCAAAGAGGTAAGGATGATTATTGGGACAGATGAAGAGAGTGACTGGAGATGTGTGGATACTTATTTCCAACAAGAAAGTATGCCTACTCTTGGATTTGCTCCAGACGCAGATTTTCCGATTATTTTTGCAGAAAAAGGGATTGCTGATTTTGATATTGTTCAGAAGTTTTCAAAAACAGTAAGTGATACAGGAGAGGTGAAAATTCTTAGCTTCGCGTCAGGCAGAAGGTATAATATGGTTCCGGATTTTGCCCGAGCGGTATTGGAAGTGAAAGAAGGAGAACAAACTGAAGTTATTCAGCGATATCAGAATTATTTAAAACTAGAGAATGTACCTGGACGCTACTTGGTTGATAATGGAGATTTAGTATTAGAATTAGAGGGCGTATCAGCACATGGATTGGAGCCTAATAATGGCGTGAATGCAGGTCTAAAACTTGTGAATTTCCTTGTTGAATTAGAAACGGATGAAAAGGCTGCTCATTATTTTCAATTTGTTCGAAACTTCTTTGTGAATGATTCCAGAGGGAAAAAACTTGGTATTGACTATGAGGATGAGATGACAGGGGAACTTACTTTAAATGCTGGTATTTTGGAATATCATTTCGACCAAGGTGGGAAAATTGGGCAAACCGTACGTTACCCTGTTACAAATGATATGGATAAATCTAAAGAAAAGTTAACGAAATTATTAACAGAACATGATTTTAGCTTGGAGAATTTCACAGATTCCAAACCACATTACGTGGAAAAAGATTCTGAATTAATTCAAATATTGAGCAGGGTCTATGAAGAGCAAACAGGAAACAAAGCAAAACTAATATCAATAGGTGGAGGAACATATGCTAGGTCGCTAGAAAAAGGGGTGGCGTTTGGGCCTCTATTTCCTGGTAGAGAAGACATTGCTCATAAAAAAGACGAATATATGTATCTTGAGGATTTAATGAAAGCTACTGCTATTTACGCACAAGCAATATATGAATTAGCTAAATAA
- a CDS encoding DeoR family transcriptional regulator translates to MKPSTNRMLNRIKSVYMFISKRGTVTTQELVEEFGITPRTIQRDLNVLAYNDLVQSPSRGKWTTTRKKVKMTS, encoded by the coding sequence TTGAAACCTTCAACTAACCGGATGTTAAACCGTATCAAATCCGTCTACATGTTTATTAGTAAGCGTGGAACTGTCACAACACAAGAGCTAGTGGAGGAATTTGGTATTACTCCGCGAACGATTCAAAGAGATTTGAATGTGTTAGCTTATAATGACTTGGTGCAAAGCCCAAGTCGTGGGAAATGGACAACAACTAGAAAAAAAGTGAAAATGACATCCTAA
- a CDS encoding pseudouridine synthase: MRIDKMLANLGYGSRKEVKMLLKNKAVKVNDEVIKDAKYQVDPEKDEISLYNEIIEYKEYIYLMMNKPPGIISATEDTREETVVDILQIEDSVYNPFPVGRLDKDTEGLLLLTNDGKLAHRLLSPKKHVPKTYFAVIRGEVREEDIVAFKKGVVLDDGYLTKPGNLVILKSGETSDIELTISEGKFHQVKRMFESVGKKVIYLKRLSMGPLKLDETLELGEYRELTEEEIEQLINYQVND; encoded by the coding sequence ATGCGAATTGACAAAATGCTCGCAAATTTGGGCTATGGGAGCAGAAAAGAAGTGAAAATGCTCCTGAAAAACAAGGCAGTAAAAGTGAATGATGAAGTTATCAAAGATGCAAAATATCAAGTGGATCCAGAAAAAGATGAAATATCCTTATATAACGAAATAATTGAATATAAGGAGTATATTTATTTAATGATGAATAAACCACCTGGGATTATTTCAGCAACAGAGGATACGAGGGAAGAAACGGTAGTAGATATTCTGCAAATTGAAGACTCTGTATATAATCCATTTCCTGTAGGCAGGTTAGATAAGGATACGGAAGGGTTACTGCTTCTAACGAATGATGGGAAATTAGCACATCGACTACTGTCACCGAAAAAACATGTACCAAAAACTTATTTTGCTGTTATAAGAGGAGAAGTAAGAGAAGAAGATATTGTGGCTTTTAAAAAAGGTGTTGTTTTAGACGATGGTTATCTTACAAAGCCAGGGAATCTCGTTATTTTAAAATCTGGAGAAACCTCCGATATCGAGCTAACCATTTCAGAAGGTAAATTTCATCAAGTGAAAAGAATGTTTGAAAGTGTAGGGAAAAAAGTTATTTATTTAAAACGACTTTCTATGGGACCGTTAAAACTCGATGAAACACTAGAGTTGGGAGAATATCGTGAGTTAACGGAAGAGGAAATAGAACAGTTGATAAATTATCAAGTAAATGATTGA
- a CDS encoding NUDIX hydrolase, protein MGYVEDIRKLVGKMPIILVGSVVILLDKENNILLQERKHPKNVWGLPGGLMELGESTEETAKREVFEETGLQATNLQLLSVYSGKDYFAIAANGDPFYTVTTAYYTAKYEGTLKNDQEEAFSLRFFPLHELPEKMVGSHRRMVEDFKRM, encoded by the coding sequence ATGGGGTATGTTGAAGATATAAGAAAGCTAGTTGGCAAAATGCCTATCATTCTTGTTGGCTCAGTAGTAATTCTTTTAGATAAGGAAAATAATATTCTATTACAAGAAAGAAAACATCCAAAAAATGTTTGGGGATTACCAGGTGGACTAATGGAATTAGGAGAAAGCACCGAGGAAACAGCAAAACGAGAGGTATTCGAAGAAACAGGACTTCAAGCAACAAATCTTCAATTATTGTCCGTTTATTCTGGAAAAGACTATTTTGCAATCGCTGCAAACGGAGATCCTTTTTACACAGTAACAACCGCTTATTACACAGCTAAATATGAAGGAACGCTCAAGAATGACCAAGAGGAAGCATTCAGCCTTCGATTTTTTCCATTACATGAACTTCCAGAAAAAATGGTTGGTAGCCACCGCAGAATGGTAGAGGATTTTAAAAGAATGTAA